The genomic stretch CTTTATTGGTAACAAAATCTTCTGGTTTAAATGATAATTTAAGTGGGAAAGAAAAACCTGTGTCTTTTAAACTAGGAAAATATGATAAAAAAGTAGAGATAGTTCAATCTTTGGCTAAGTGGAAAAGAGTTGCACTAAAGGTCTATAACTTTGATGAATACGAAGGTTTATATACTGATATGAATGCAATTAGACCAGATGAAATTCTTGATAATACTCATTCACTATACGTAGATCAATGGGATTGGGAAAAGATTATAAAAAAAGAGGATAGAAATGAAGAGTATTTGAAAAAAATAGTAGAGGATATATTTGAAGTATTTAAAAATACAGAAAGATATATTAATTCTATTTATCCATTTTTAGAGGAAAAATTACCGGATAAAATTTTCTTTATTGATTCTCAAGAGTTAGAAAATAAATATCCTAATAAAGAATCTAAAGAAAGAGAATATCTTATTACAAAGGAATATGGAGCAGTATTTATTATGAAAATAGGTGAAAGACTAGTATCAGGAAAACCTCATGATTATAGGGCACCAGATTATGATGATTGGAAACTAAATGGTGATATTTTGTTTTATAGTTCAATTTTAGATGA from Tissierellales bacterium encodes the following:
- the asnA gene encoding aspartate--ammonia ligase, with product MVELGIKETQRAIKEIKDYFENELAEKLNLIRVSSPLLVTKSSGLNDNLSGKEKPVSFKLGKYDKKVEIVQSLAKWKRVALKVYNFDEYEGLYTDMNAIRPDEILDNTHSLYVDQWDWEKIIKKEDRNEEYLKKIVEDIFEVFKNTERYINSIYPFLEEKLPDKIFFIDSQELENKYPNKESKEREYLITKEYGAVFIMKIGERLVSGKPHDYRAPDYDDWKLNGDILFYSSILDEALELSSMGIRVDKESLAKQLKEAKAEERMKLNYCKLLMEEKLPFTMGGGIGQSRICMFFLEKKHIGEVQASVWPKDLLNQWEKENILLL